DNA sequence from the Pomacea canaliculata isolate SZHN2017 linkage group LG7, ASM307304v1, whole genome shotgun sequence genome:
aaaggaagaaacatcTAAAATACCAACAGAAAAACTCTTCAAACCTGGAAACAAGGTTTTAACGACAGTTCATTTCTTGGTAAAATGATTTCATCCATGTCGATGCCCATGACATATTCATAGCCAGCCAGTCGAAGACGACATTCAAGAATAGGAAAATCTTCATCCTGGTTCAGTTGGTAAAGCACTCTAGTTTCATCAGTAAAACCTCGACCCCATGGACGACCTGTTTATATAGATATAACCACACTCGTCTTCATTATTTGAGCAGGTCtagtctttaaaatatgtttgcataTAATAGTATATTACAATTTTAAGTTTGCGAAGTTTCTCATTGTATTGATGCTATTAGCTTGCTTCccattatttattatacacagtaatgaaaattaaaaaaatgaagtaaaggTAGCAGTGGAACCATAATAGAAGTGAGCACATGTAAAACTAACCTGGGAGTTTATACGGGAAAATAGACAGCAAGCCGGTATTCTGATAATATTTGAACACCCTGGTCACATTCTCAGGATTTCCAAAGTCCAATATTTGGATTTTGTCCACACCAAGCAGCTTCTGCATTTCAAACCATTCTACTAGCTTCAGAGGATCCAGCAAACTACCGAAGGCTACTTTGCCGCAGATGGCTAGTCCTCCTTTCACAACCTCCGGGGTATACACTGGTATGTAGTTGTTGTCCTCCACTGGACAGGCAGGGTCAGGGGTCACAGTGACGCGAGCCCCGGTCAACTCTAGAGGCGAAAAAGGCACGTGACACTGATAGACCACCGCGAACACTTCCCGCTGGTCGTTGATGTTGTCGGGGTCGGCCAGAGAGTGAACGATGTGCGCTGGTGATGTAATTGTGTCGCTGCCATGGCGACGGAAGCAGCACGTCAGCTGACCCACCCTCTTCTCCTGGAAGGCCGTGAGGCGGATGTGGCTGCCACTGGGTGGCGTCTGCTGGAGGGTGAGGGTGGCTGAGTACAGGTAGACACGCTTGACCGGAACTGCGTCATGTGGGTCGGCAGTAGTCCAGTTGGGGAAGATCTCAACCTGTCATTGTTATAACAGGGAATCAATctcttaaataaaaatctgaaggcGCAcgcgtgcacaaacacacacacacccactctgGCACGCTCACTTTGCGCAAATTTAATTCCAGTATCCTCCTGCTGATGTTCTTTCAGTACATTGTGTGTATAAGTTTGTGTCTCATGCCAGTGTCACGTGATAATGACCAGCCATGGAGTAATAGGTTATAGGAGTAAAATAAGTGCATTGATGTTATTAGTTTGTAAACTTACATGAATTAGGTTTTACGCAAAATAACATAAGGCATCAAGGGAGTAGTGTTTACTCTACAAAtcttaaaaatgtttccatACCAATTTGTCGCGACGTACTACAGGTGTTGTTCCTGGAGTAGTTGGATTCACCTTTatgacacacaaaaaattagACTGACAGGAGCAGTATTTGTGATATAAATTTAAGTGTAATCTTTGATGATatgagaaaatacaaatataatataaattgtgaacatttttatgcaataattttttaGATAGTGAAATTTAAGTTTAAACAATTTCGGgattttttctagttttaatCGGTTTGATCTGCGCGTTATTAACGGTCATGCttacattgaaaataaataaattatattaaatcaAAGACAAACTAACTGAAGAATGAtataaaactagaatatatacaATTGCAATTTAATGTGTAGTTTAATGttatgtgaaaaacaaaaatcacccaCAGTTAAGGGGTTTCACTAAAATTAACTTCGTGCTGCCACTAGAATTACATTAATTAACTAAAAGGGGCTTGTGTACTAGCTTTTAGAAAAGCAGACGACCGTTTGCAGACAAATCCATCCGTTAACAGCAGATGCCTTACATGTGTCATCTCAATCATTCATCTTAGCCTGATTTCTATATGACTAATATCGGCGGACTGACATTACTGCTTGTTACTTATTACTCAAGGCATAAATcaatatataatgaaataaataaatatttttattagagATCTGTGTACTTACTGTATATATTGTTAAGTTCTCAACTGGTTCATTATCAGGACTtgacacaaacaataaaacctGCATAAAGAATAATATGATGATAAGAACCTTGGAAAAAAGAACAACTGTAATcaccaaaaaaatttaataaatactaACATACAAAAACAGCAAGTAAATAAGTCTTTGAAAATTATCTGGTTACTAAGACACTTGTAAAAGATTTTGTCACAGTGATAAACAAAAGGACGAcgacaaataaactgaaaattgaTAATTGCTTAAAAGTTCCATCTTGAAATTATCTGCATTTCCACGCTgtgttttatcttttcattACAAGCACATTAAATGATTCTCTGCCTATGGAATCATTACACCAAAGTGAAATGACAAAGAACTGACTGGcaagtgaacaaaaaatatcTGAGGAAGAAGTCTTATTTGCGCTAACGTaccttttgaaaaaattcaGTATTTGTAGGACCTCGATAGacagaccacgtgactacaGTCATTACCACTGTAATGATACATACGACGAACAACCGTTTGATGCAGTGGGCATCCATAGCTTGTAGGAAAGGCGCTAGAAGACCCCAGGTAAAGTGTTTTTCATCAACAAACTGAACTGAGTCCTTCCTTCATCAAAGTGGCGAAATCTGCAGACAGACACGTGAAACGGCCATCAGTACATGCTGCAAATGCTACAAATCCTTGTCACACACTTGTTTCTTCTCTCATAATATTAGATCAACGGTTGTTAATTCAtacatttgtgaaaaaattaataaaacattactttaaaaaaatcatgtgcttcaagattataaataataataatgtcctGTAATCCATTATCGgaataaacattattatgtTAAAGTCATCAGTGATCtgccctccctcctcctccattcatctctctcatcatctaccctccatcctcctcctccatccatctccctcatcatcatccattcatCCGCCTCATCcatccctcctcctccatccatcCCCCTTTTCCCATTCATCTTCCCTGATCCATCAATTCCCCCACCCTCCTTTTCCCATTCATCTCCtacattcatcatcatccttctcctCCATCGCTCCCTCCATACTTTATTTCCATATATCATATCTCCTCCTCAATCCCTCTATCCTCTCTCCAATGTTGTCCTtatccttcctccctccctccatcatTCTTTCTTCATCCATCtcatccctcctcctccttcatcctcaATCCATCCCtcctttctccatctttcctctGTTAATCCTCCATCTATTCTCCATCCCTCTTTCTCCTCATCCATCCGTCCTTCTCTTCATATATCCCTCCTTATCCTCATTATCCCTCCTcctcatccatcatcatcctcatcctcctcctcatcatcatccagtaAACTGAAACAGTCCTATGAACAGGCTCAAGgcactttacagaaaaagaGACACACGGATACACGGATACAAGCATAGAATACATCTGAGATGAAAGATATGGATCCAGAAGCTGCTCCCAGATCACGTGTAACCTGTAATCCAGGACTGGATGTCCACTGCCTCTCTTCCGGCGGCTCGTGAACTAATTTTGGATTTTCATCCTTCGTGAATCCCAAACCCAAACGATTTAGTCCCAGCGAAAACTATTGTCAAAACACTGTGATAatctttataataaaaactataaGTGAAGCTAGATGTACACTGCCTACAGGCAACATCACCAAATTAACTGAATACAAGCAACACTCCGTCATTCCCACGTGTAACGGTTTAGGATGTGTCAGAGTTTCTGATCTAAACCTCGCGATTAGATCTACAGATCGTTGGTGATCTGTAACGATACCAATGCgacagaaaaaatagttcttGTCCTGACATCGAATTATCGTCGATTGCTAGGACCTACATCGTCACATAGTTGAGAGGATAAAGTACAGTGACCGTGTGACCTTCTCACCCACGAACAAAACtaaagggagagacagagagagagagagaggcagagagatCAGAGCGCTAGACAGAATTTCGCGGCGTTTTAGCCAAGGGACATCACTTCCAGATATCTCTAGTTGTAAACACAGTCCCAATAGAGAGTTCCTTTTTATGGCTGATTGTTTAACTAAGAATATAATTTATAGTCGGGTCATTTTTACTGTTCATACTGGACTGTAGCAGCCTCCACCTCCCTACACTTAGTGTCCCTCGTCTTCTTGGGAAATCAAGCGCTGGTCGGCGACAGTTAGTTATattgttttctctccttctcttccacTTTCTAAATAGATCTATAACTCCTTCTAGCAGGTGAACCTCAGCCACCCGAGCTGTGCAAGCTTTTTAAACCTCATGTCACCCGTGACAACTTCTTTGAAACGAGCTTATGTTTTCTTAACTTCTCCATTCCCTCATACCTGCCTCTAGTTATTATTGACATGTGAGTCGGACGAACACCTGTGTGCTTGCATTATCAAGGCTGGAGTGGTAGTCTTGTTTCAGTCGAACATCCCGTGTTGTTTACAGTAAATGTAAAAACTGGCTCCTGAGTACTTATAACTCCTTGTCTCTTGAAGCCGTACTCCGTATTTAAATGTATACcttgcattaataataataataataataataataataataataataataataataataataataataataataataataataaacgtgtggCTCATATATCTTATAATCACGCTCACGAAAAATCACACTTTCAGCGGTTCAGACAAATAGGAGACATGGCTACAATatgaaggacggaaggagaaacaactatgacagagaaataaaaaacaaataataaaaatgcatcaGGGTAAACAGTAAAGATGAAAAGTGTCATAAACCTAGAGAGGAGAACGAGCAGCCGGACTAATCAATATAATCACAAACTATTGACAGCAATATTCACAGGTGTCATAATGTTCGCGATGAAAGCAGTCAAAGTGGGGAGGAGGCTGATGTTGGAGGTAAAAAGTTCAACTGCTTTGGAGAACAGTAAATAGAAATTTGGTGACTTTGTGTGGCTGTCAGTTAGATAACTGTCAGTGTTGTTTTCAGTCCAGATTTTTTGTAAgatcttcagttctttgctagTGTGTTATCATTATCGTCTGCAAACAGCGGGCTACAACTCGGTTTTCATGAACATCAAAATGTCTTTGTCATATAAGCTTCACGAGTAATATTATCAAAAAACATGCTTAACAAACAGGTAATGACACCGTTAGCGTAGGTATACTGTTGTgtacaaaaaatcttttatttaattaccCTTCTTAATTTAATTGTTCATTCAATTACCAAGGCTTGTTAGGCACTTACAGAACAATTCGTTGACTTGGACGAGACCATGTTTATGGGTGAATTTTTGAATCACATACATAGACCCTCGTGCCACACAGTCTAAAACTCTTTTGACACATCAGAGCTCCAGCTGATGCCAAAGAACAACTTTTCCCTCAGGATGGGATAGTTGTCTTCTCAACTATGTCCTACCTGGTCTGGAACCAGTCTGTTCTTCTTCTAACAATTCCTAAGTAATGTTTATATCTCAACCTGCACTACTTGACCATGACTTtgcttaataaataaatattcttataGTTACGCGGTTCTAGCACcgttgtttcctttttctcaaaatggtTTCAATAATGACAGGGTCCATATTTTGGGCCATTCTTTTGCGTCTCAAGACTCCTTcgtagagagtgtgtgtatgtgtttttttaattcccaCCTTACTTGAGAAgatgacaaaacaaatacaagcgACTTTTCTACCTTCAGACCGCCTAtggttatttcttcttttcacagGACTGCTAACAACCTGATTTGTTTGAAGCATAGTGAAGAGGTGTTCACCTGGAAGTTGTAGAGGTCTTTGCAAAAGCTAGTCTAGTTTTTAACTAAAGCAAAGATTTCTGTGAGAAGTCCGCCATTGTTCTCTGTAGTAACCGAGGACGAGTGTTGACCTGTGTTGGTGGCTGTTATTTAGTTGTCGGGATTCTGAGGCGAGTATTCAGTCCTTTCTTTGGGTTTTTACGCTTGGTTGCCCCTGTCTTTCTCACCCATGAACTACAGTTGATGGGTGGGACTGGCTTTGAACACGTGAATACTGTGTGAATACCCGTGATCGGGTCATGACTATGTGTAGAGGTTTGCTCTCTTTCCCAAGACTACCCTCAAGGCTATCAATTGTGGTTAAATTGTTAATTTGCAGTGGTCGAGTTGACTATGTGTAGTAACTACACGGtatctttatatacaatatctttcacacacacacacacacacactggtcggtttataaaaattaatttattaaaactaattttctgttcacttgctcattctttccttctttcacaCTTCTCATGTATACCTGTacatgtaatcaaataaattataGCACATAAATGTATGGAAACAAATGATAATTTTTGTCATGTGATATTTCTGCCTCTAAATTCCCTCCATAAGTCACAGATGAATACCCATTCATATCCTGGTATGTTTAAtttatctctttgtctctctctctctttcaaacgTCAATTCTTCTAGGTCCCCATCCTTAATAACACATAAAGAGACAGACAAAAGACACAGTAACCTAAATAGTCCatatttaaagattttcttctgcaaattaaaaaaaaaaccgtgatgtggataaaaaataaacaacaaaaagccaAAAGCAAATACTACATCAGAAGTGATCGAGTTTGTTAAATTGCcgcttttttaaaactgtaactAATTCACCCTTTCAcaattcataatttattttcgGGAACATAAACGAGTCTTTGTTTCTACAAAGTCTAGCACCCACGTGACACACTTGTAAACATCATGTCTTACATGCTCTTTCAAATTACAAACaacttacaaaatataaatgcttGTTTCCCTATATTTGATGCTGAGCctaaaagtcttttttcttctttcttttcatttgaatCGGCAACGAGTAAGTCAATAAAGTTATGTATACCTAAATGGAGCTAAATAAATACGCATAAAAATCattgataaaataatgtttaaagaagGACActaacaactttaaaaaaaaactactgtacaaaaacaaactcttATTCTTCTACAAAACAGACTCggtaagaaaacaataaaccaTTTTCTAAGTAATGGCTCAGAGCCGAATCACCCCCAAAGAACACTTCTTACAGAAAAATTTACACCCAGTCACAGTTCTTCACTCTTTTTTCCACAGTCgtaataaacatgaaaaatttcCAGATCgagagtgaaaaaaagagtTGGTATTCTAACCTTAACTATTCTCAGACAGAACTAGGTCGATCTAAATCTtaagccaaaacaaaacaaaacaaaacaaatcaaaacaaaaaaaaaaaaaaaccaagcaaacaaaaccaacaaaatggTATGTCGAATCAAGAAGTATTTCCACggcaaatataaaatgtatgtaCGAATAATACTTCACCACTTGTACCCTAATATACCCTTACCTCCCTTTTACCACGAGAAAAGTCACTTTGAGTATTTTCAACGTGAATTGAGGAACACGAAATACATCCATCCACAGGGAAAACAACCTTAAATGTCGAGCAATCGGGTGCTGAGTACCTGTGTGCCTGGGTACCCTGGGTAGGTGAGTGAACGTTGTACAACAGACGAATGTGTGTTGTGGCTAAGTGTAGTGCCTTCagcttttctcccttttcttccttctcctcaggtgtgaagaagaataaaagaagcGGTGTGTGTTTATGCCAAGGATGTAAAATGAGTCAATAAGTGACAGGTAACAAAGCTGTCACCTGGATACGGAGGGCGGGGAGAAGAACCACACCTCTCTCATCCGGGTACAGTCCGAGTGACCGTCTACCCACACAGACTGTAAGTCCCAGTGTACACTCGCCTGTCGGGTCATCCCAGTTAATGTAAGTAATTGAGGTAGACAGGAGGCATTGTGAAGAGTCTGAGTAGTAATTGAAGAATGAATATATTCATACGCACAGACTGTATAAATAACCATCATGTATTCGCTGGCTTAGTTTGAAAAAATGAGAGTGTCAATAGGtgatgtgggtgtgtgtgtgtgtgtgtggacattgtCTTTACTTTACAGAGGTCGTCGTCATGTCGATGAAATGCCAAACACAGACAGAACTCTAGAGTCAATACGATGAGTAGGGGCACATGACAGTAAAGGACTTCTTGACGGTATTGCATTAAAAAAGTGATAAATGTCACAACAGCTGATTTATGATAAGATGATGGAGGAGTAATCTGGCAGACATGCAGCTGCGACAAATTCAAACACCTGTTGTGACACTACGGTTTGACATAGTGAATCTCTTTTACACTCAAAGTGTGAGGGGAAGAGGGTTggtttgtgtgttcatgtgattgtgtgtttgtgtgtttgtgtgtgtgtgagagagagagagagagagagagagggggggggagtgTTGTCTAACCAGATGTTGCACCTACCAGGTCCCccttaaagatttatttacatgatatgTCTCATTGATTTTGCTGGAAAATGTTCCGAGAGAACTGCTAACGATGATATAATGTTAGCTCTAACCTTGAGTATATTGAACGACATTTTATTAGCATTTTGATATCTTGAGAGGGcgttcacactaacacacacacacacacacggataaTGGTGAAGAGTGAGTACGCGTgtcagaaataacaaaaaaaaacacaacaaaacaacaacaaccaaccaacaaacaatgtcaatgtttgcttatttaaaTACCAGCTTATCATATGTATGATGATTTTGTCTAATCATCTATGGACTCTGGTCCAATCGCTGTGGACAGTGGTTGAATCGACTCGTGTACTGGGCGAACAGCCAAACGGTCAGAACTTACCCCGGACTTAACATCAATTTTTACACCTACTTCATCGTTTACACCTGCATTTAATCATCGCCATCCAAGGAAGCGACTTCCGCTGCCATTCTCTATCGTCTTGTAACGGTTCTCTAGTATGGGATGTACGTCTCACTCTGTTCCACTACCAGCAGTCGGGGGATCAATACCCCGTTGCCATGGTACAGGTGTTTCTCTGTATTTTGCCGTTTTCCCATGCTATATAGCGGTATTCATCCTTCAGTTCTTTCATGTCGCATCAAGCGTAGAGCACAtgcttattatatatatatagccaggCAATTATTTGCTTCATAAtttctcctcattttttttttttacatgtgatTATTCTATTCATTAATAATATTGTGCTGCCATTACCTGCTTAAACAGGAGTGTGTTtaccagtaaaaataaattatcatcgTTAATTTCATTCACTAAGGACTATCTcattatgttatttaaaaaaatgaagtggtAAAagcaagtagaaaaaaaaaatactgacttttCTCG
Encoded proteins:
- the LOC112568038 gene encoding uncharacterized protein LOC112568038 — translated: MDAHCIKRLFVVCIITVVMTVVTWSVYRGPTNTEFFQKVLLFVSSPDNEPVENLTIYTVNPTTPGTTPVVRRDKLVEIFPNWTTADPHDAVPVKRVYLYSATLTLQQTPPSGSHIRLTAFQEKRVGQLTCCFRRHGSDTITSPAHIVHSLADPDNINDQREVFAVVYQCHVPFSPLELTGARVTVTPDPACPVEDNNYIPVYTPEVVKGGLAICGKVAFGSLLDPLKLVEWFEMQKLLGVDKIQILDFGNPENVTRVFKYYQNTGLLSIFPYKLPGRPWGRGFTDETRVLYQLNQDEDFPILECRLRLAGYEYVMGIDMDEIILPRNELSLKPCFQQIFGENPVLAAAFFHVQFFVEEFGPEDKDAPLHVLRYLKSTPARWECQKYTYIPARTNQGTTHSVSPYPGFYTTRIASDKAVIHHYRKCPHVWPTCTPTTITDRSITRFKTDLVPRVKDVLSKIGF